The Antarcticibacterium sp. 1MA-6-2 genome has a window encoding:
- a CDS encoding glycosyltransferase family A protein — MKLEVLIACMHQKDKSIVYAANATSDVLVINQTDKESIQEFSHCDGKKARIIATQERGLSRSRNMAINKARNEICLLVDDDEILKPNYERDILEAYIANPDADIIAFALEYPGKIYPKKGYKVSYPQALRIGSCQISFKRKSIIENNIQFDLRFGSGTKNGPGEENLFLFECLRKGLKIIYCPLVIGAVKQEQSEWFHGFNSEYFLNRGKVTKALLGSFLAFWYALYFAVTKHDKYKSETNFLRAFF, encoded by the coding sequence ATGAAATTAGAAGTTTTAATTGCTTGTATGCATCAAAAAGACAAAAGTATAGTTTATGCAGCAAATGCGACAAGTGATGTTTTAGTTATTAATCAAACTGACAAAGAATCCATCCAAGAATTCTCTCATTGCGACGGAAAGAAAGCTAGAATAATTGCCACACAAGAAAGAGGTCTTTCTAGGAGTAGAAATATGGCAATAAATAAGGCAAGAAACGAGATATGTTTACTTGTAGATGATGATGAGATTTTAAAGCCTAATTATGAGAGAGATATTTTGGAAGCTTATATAGCAAACCCCGACGCAGATATAATTGCCTTTGCGTTAGAATATCCTGGAAAGATTTATCCTAAAAAAGGCTATAAGGTTAGTTATCCTCAAGCGTTACGCATAGGGAGCTGCCAAATCTCTTTTAAAAGAAAATCCATTATTGAAAACAATATTCAATTCGATTTACGTTTTGGTTCAGGTACGAAAAATGGTCCCGGTGAAGAAAATCTTTTTTTGTTCGAATGTTTGCGAAAAGGGTTAAAAATTATTTATTGTCCTTTAGTTATTGGTGCTGTTAAACAAGAGCAATCTGAATGGTTCCACGGATTCAACTCTGAGTATTTTTTAAATAGAGGAAAAGTTACAAAAGCATTATTAGGTTCCTTCCTTGCTTTTTGGTATGCCCTATATTTTGCTGTTACTAAACATGATAAATATAAAAGCGAAACGAATTTTTTGAGAGCTTTTTTTTAA
- a CDS encoding glycosyltransferase family 2 protein, whose product MKGPLISIVTPTFNSEKYIKETISSIFNQTYQNWELLIIDDCSLDKTVSYIKEFSQKDKRVTLFQNEVNSGPAVSRNKGIKAATGDFLTFLDGDDIWFPSFLENSLNACQNNNYEFVFASYRRLDESLQPLLSDFIVPDKVKYQDVLKACPIPCLTAFLDIKRIGKYYMPIMNKRQDWGLWLAILKEVDFAYGIQEPLAAYRMRKDSVSRSKRKLIPYVWQIYREVENFSIIKSSYYFLHWAFNGFKKYYINR is encoded by the coding sequence ATGAAAGGTCCATTAATATCCATCGTTACACCAACCTTTAATTCCGAAAAATATATAAAAGAAACGATTTCGTCTATTTTTAATCAAACTTATCAAAATTGGGAATTACTTATTATTGACGATTGTTCTTTAGACAAAACGGTGTCTTATATTAAAGAATTTTCTCAAAAAGATAAAAGAGTAACACTCTTTCAAAATGAAGTTAATTCAGGTCCTGCAGTTTCAAGAAACAAGGGAATAAAAGCAGCAACTGGAGATTTTCTTACGTTTTTAGATGGAGATGATATTTGGTTCCCTTCATTTTTAGAAAATTCTTTGAATGCTTGTCAGAATAATAATTACGAATTTGTATTTGCCTCCTACCGGAGACTGGATGAATCACTGCAGCCGTTACTGAGTGACTTCATCGTTCCAGATAAAGTTAAATATCAAGATGTCCTTAAAGCCTGTCCTATTCCTTGTTTGACCGCCTTTCTTGATATTAAAAGGATAGGGAAATATTATATGCCGATAATGAATAAAAGACAGGACTGGGGATTGTGGTTAGCCATTTTGAAAGAGGTGGATTTTGCTTATGGTATTCAAGAGCCTCTTGCAGCTTATCGTATGAGGAAAGATTCGGTTTCCAGAAGCAAACGCAAGCTCATTCCCTATGTGTGGCAAATTTACAGAGAGGTTGAGAATTTTAGCATTATAAAGTCCTCATACTACTTTTTGCATTGGGCTTTTAATGGATTTAAGAAATATTATATTAATCGTTAA
- a CDS encoding DapH/DapD/GlmU-related protein — protein MMKIKSFLIHLLRRFRYPNRYNSKVYIETLRKGGCHIGEGTYFFDPINTQVDVSRFGLLRIGKFCKITSGVHILTHDYSRSVVRLKYKEILNSAKITEIGNNVFIGLRSIILPGVKIGNNVIIAAGSVVSKDVPDDSIIGGNPAKVIASLENFYLKRRELFLGEALSYGRMIKKEKKRNPTIQEMGDFFPLYFSGDVEELKKEGYAPRCNGDDKEDYLRQIKINEPKFKNFEAFLREL, from the coding sequence ATGATGAAGATTAAATCCTTCTTAATCCATCTTTTAAGGCGTTTTAGGTATCCAAATAGGTATAATTCAAAGGTATATATAGAAACATTGAGAAAAGGAGGCTGCCATATAGGAGAAGGTACTTATTTTTTCGACCCCATAAATACACAGGTCGATGTAAGCAGGTTTGGTTTGTTACGAATTGGTAAGTTTTGTAAAATAACTAGTGGAGTTCATATTTTGACTCATGATTATAGTAGATCTGTTGTTAGATTGAAATATAAAGAAATACTGAATAGTGCTAAAATTACGGAGATTGGCAATAATGTTTTTATTGGCTTAAGAAGTATAATTTTACCTGGTGTTAAAATAGGAAATAATGTAATTATAGCAGCAGGTTCTGTTGTTTCTAAAGATGTTCCAGATGATTCTATAATTGGAGGAAATCCCGCAAAGGTGATTGCCTCTTTGGAAAATTTTTACCTAAAAAGAAGGGAACTTTTTCTTGGAGAGGCACTGTCCTATGGTAGAATGATTAAGAAAGAAAAAAAACGAAATCCTACTATACAAGAAATGGGTGATTTTTTCCCTCTTTACTTTAGTGGGGATGTTGAAGAATTGAAGAAAGAAGGGTATGCCCCTCGCTGCAACGGAGATGATAAAGAAGATTATCTGCGACAAATAAAAATAAATGAACCTAAATTCAAAAATTTTGAAGCCTTTCTTAGGGAACTATAA
- a CDS encoding lipopolysaccharide biosynthesis protein → MWLKDNFYGVLKKGKKNSFIKGFSFLLGGTVITQIITLVLAPVLTRLYSPEEYGINALYISTISMLGVFATLRFNSAIVIAENIFERNRLIRLCIITTISISVISLITIGGIQFSGHYRNFGWLWFVPLSVLLMGFFEILYASILNQNKYKVLAKITIVKITIQGVAQILFSFFGFGYAGLILGNILSFVVVLFILLNFHHLIFVWKNIVDFHRYWQTFKTFLEYPKFAFPAELASMASLMLFPFLISYLYTVEEVGFFALANKLIGIPIGLFGNSVRQVFVREVSPYAKNFNMLRKKYTQTSLVLFFLGLASSGVLYILGPSFFSFVFGKEWVMAGIYVQALILLLLARMTITPLLSILIVIKKQRMSLIINFSLVFAMVLCTTVYKIFFSAQIQSFLFAISLVLSLIYFSSFFLILKILKNKNDED, encoded by the coding sequence ATGTGGTTAAAGGATAATTTTTATGGCGTTCTAAAAAAAGGAAAGAAAAATTCTTTTATTAAAGGATTTTCTTTTTTGTTAGGAGGGACAGTTATTACTCAAATTATAACTTTGGTTTTAGCTCCAGTTTTAACAAGATTGTATTCACCTGAAGAATATGGAATTAATGCTCTTTATATTTCCACCATTTCAATGTTAGGAGTTTTTGCCACCTTACGGTTTAACAGTGCAATAGTAATCGCCGAAAATATTTTTGAACGTAATAGGCTAATCCGGTTATGTATTATAACTACAATATCCATTTCTGTTATTAGTTTGATTACAATTGGAGGCATTCAATTTTCGGGACATTATCGAAATTTTGGCTGGTTATGGTTTGTTCCTTTATCAGTTCTTCTAATGGGATTTTTTGAAATTCTATATGCCTCCATACTTAATCAAAACAAATATAAAGTTTTAGCTAAAATTACTATTGTAAAAATCACCATACAAGGAGTTGCTCAGATTTTATTTTCATTTTTTGGATTTGGTTATGCAGGTTTAATACTGGGAAATATTCTCTCTTTTGTGGTTGTATTATTTATTCTTTTAAATTTTCACCATCTAATTTTCGTTTGGAAAAACATAGTGGATTTTCACCGTTATTGGCAAACCTTCAAAACTTTTTTGGAGTATCCTAAATTTGCTTTTCCTGCAGAATTAGCAAGTATGGCTTCTTTAATGTTATTCCCTTTTTTAATTTCTTATTTATATACAGTTGAAGAAGTAGGTTTTTTTGCATTAGCTAATAAATTAATAGGAATTCCAATAGGTCTTTTTGGCAATTCCGTACGACAAGTTTTTGTGCGAGAAGTTAGTCCTTATGCAAAAAATTTTAATATGTTGAGGAAGAAATATACACAAACTAGTTTAGTTCTTTTTTTTCTAGGATTGGCGTCATCAGGAGTTTTATATATTCTTGGACCTTCCTTTTTTTCTTTTGTTTTTGGGAAGGAATGGGTAATGGCGGGGATTTATGTTCAAGCTTTAATCCTTTTGTTATTAGCTCGAATGACTATTACTCCATTGTTGTCAATTTTAATAGTGATAAAAAAGCAAAGAATGAGTTTAATAATTAATTTTAGTTTAGTTTTTGCTATGGTTTTGTGCACTACAGTATATAAAATATTTTTTTCAGCACAAATTCAATCTTTTTTATTCGCTATTTCTTTAGTCCTTAGTCTAATTTATTTCTCCAGCTTTTTTCTTATACTCAAAATTTTAAAAAATAAAAATGATGAAGATTAA
- a CDS encoding outer membrane beta-barrel protein, whose protein sequence is MKKYTAVILLALGFISYNGQSQIKLNNLGLGVSYWERSYSGVDERAFLANYEGEGDFKQGAAMPFVSAELNLWKSIALDGRVGVWSADYESVQSFGNGLTIAEKMEQTIIPVSVGLVYRGSDLIATNFDFFAGVGINRYFIQNKVSREVSGGTGSISPETFSGNNYGVNFKAGLEYYFSDKLGVALEGRYNTGTYNQNYRANQDGPIVNNEVSIQGPEVGLSLKYRFGYEKPEITKESEPFVQ, encoded by the coding sequence ATGAAAAAATATACAGCAGTAATATTACTGGCCCTGGGCTTCATCAGCTATAATGGTCAGTCACAAATAAAATTAAACAATCTTGGCCTGGGTGTTTCCTACTGGGAACGTTCTTACAGTGGCGTTGACGAAAGAGCTTTTTTAGCCAATTATGAAGGCGAAGGCGACTTTAAACAGGGAGCAGCAATGCCTTTTGTAAGTGCCGAATTAAACCTTTGGAAAAGTATAGCTTTAGACGGAAGAGTTGGAGTATGGTCAGCCGATTACGAGAGTGTGCAAAGTTTTGGTAACGGACTTACCATAGCCGAAAAAATGGAACAGACCATTATTCCTGTTTCTGTGGGACTTGTATACCGCGGAAGCGATCTAATTGCCACCAACTTTGATTTTTTTGCAGGAGTTGGAATTAACAGGTACTTTATTCAGAACAAAGTGAGCCGGGAAGTTAGCGGCGGGACAGGATCAATTTCTCCTGAAACTTTTAGCGGTAATAATTATGGCGTCAACTTTAAGGCAGGTTTGGAATATTATTTTTCAGACAAGCTTGGGGTAGCCCTGGAAGGAAGGTATAATACCGGAACATACAACCAGAACTATCGCGCGAACCAGGATGGGCCAATAGTAAATAATGAAGTTTCTATCCAGGGGCCGGAAGTAGGTTTAAGCCTTAAGTACAGGTTTGGTTACGAAAAGCCGGAAATAACAAAGGAATCTGAACCATTTGTACAGTAG
- a CDS encoding O-antigen ligase: protein MDYGYQMMLPVFFGSHLGRILFKWKFLIFIQLAVFGLILIFGNRMASIACIVFVIFMDFFYLGFNKKKFLIYFLIGIIASLGILFLQDILAWIAEILERHNLSSYSLRTIINFQDLGSFSAGRDIIWDNATGMILEKPIFGHGIGVFEVLYDTYSHNVILDLLISFGFVGFLIYFYLLIKAFKKILNTEGYVRLLGIILFCTSFPKLFTSIYIFKELSFLAFLILWIFCALLNQISSK from the coding sequence ATGGATTATGGCTATCAAATGATGTTGCCAGTTTTCTTTGGAAGTCATTTAGGAAGAATCTTGTTTAAGTGGAAATTTTTAATTTTTATTCAATTAGCAGTTTTTGGCTTGATTTTAATTTTTGGTAATAGAATGGCTTCTATTGCCTGTATCGTTTTTGTTATATTTATGGATTTTTTCTACCTCGGATTTAATAAAAAAAAATTTCTAATTTATTTTTTAATTGGTATTATAGCTAGTTTAGGTATCTTATTTTTACAAGATATTCTTGCGTGGATTGCAGAAATTCTTGAAAGACATAATCTATCTAGTTATAGTCTTCGAACAATCATAAATTTTCAAGATTTAGGGTCCTTTTCTGCAGGGCGAGATATAATTTGGGATAATGCTACTGGAATGATTTTGGAAAAGCCCATTTTTGGTCATGGAATTGGAGTCTTTGAAGTATTATATGATACTTATTCTCATAACGTAATTTTGGATTTATTGATTAGTTTTGGTTTTGTAGGTTTCCTCATTTACTTCTACCTTTTAATTAAAGCATTTAAAAAGATATTAAATACTGAGGGATATGTAAGACTTCTGGGAATTATTCTTTTTTGCACAAGTTTTCCGAAACTTTTTACTAGTATCTATATTTTTAAAGAACTTAGCTTTTTGGCTTTTCTTATTTTATGGATTTTTTGCGCCTTACTTAACCAGATTTCCTCCAAATAA
- a CDS encoding glycosyltransferase family 2 protein translates to MLQNKNPLISIVIPTYKRGEKLQRAIDSVINQTYTNWEVLVVDDNNPDTKDRKETEKLIEFYKSDNRIKYLKQVRNSGGAVARNTGIKNSEGELIAFLDDDDQFLPEKLEKQVQFLNENKNFQGVYCGSIWHGQKVIPCLSGDLRKELLQLKTSIFTPTMMFYKSVLLMLEGFDENFKRHQDYELLLRFFSKNYEIGVLSESLVIIGTNSGENVLRGKDLENLKRNFLQQFSSIIEEIEKKRTGFSKRNPL, encoded by the coding sequence ATGCTACAAAATAAAAATCCCTTAATTAGTATAGTTATTCCTACCTATAAGAGAGGAGAAAAGCTTCAAAGAGCCATAGATTCCGTAATTAACCAAACCTACACAAATTGGGAAGTTTTGGTTGTTGATGATAATAATCCTGATACTAAGGATCGAAAGGAAACTGAAAAATTAATCGAATTTTATAAGTCGGATAATCGTATTAAATATTTAAAGCAGGTCAGAAATTCAGGTGGAGCGGTAGCTAGAAATACAGGGATAAAAAATAGTGAAGGAGAATTAATTGCATTTTTAGATGATGATGATCAATTCTTACCAGAGAAATTAGAGAAACAGGTTCAATTTTTAAATGAAAACAAAAATTTCCAAGGAGTGTACTGTGGCAGTATTTGGCATGGACAGAAAGTTATACCCTGCTTGTCTGGCGATCTACGGAAAGAATTACTGCAACTCAAAACATCTATTTTTACACCAACTATGATGTTTTATAAAAGTGTTCTCCTAATGCTTGAAGGATTTGATGAAAATTTTAAAAGGCATCAGGATTATGAACTATTGTTAAGATTTTTCAGCAAAAATTATGAAATAGGAGTCCTTTCCGAGTCCTTAGTAATTATTGGTACAAATAGTGGAGAAAATGTTTTACGTGGCAAAGATCTCGAAAATTTAAAACGAAATTTTTTGCAACAGTTTAGTTCAATAATTGAAGAAATTGAAAAAAAAAGAACCGGGTTTTCAAAAAGAAATCCATTGTAA